One part of the Algibacter sp. L1A34 genome encodes these proteins:
- a CDS encoding endonuclease domain-containing protein, with the protein MRNKIIPYHPKLKLLARQLRKNSTLPEVLLWQKIKQRAYGVQFHRQVPMLNYITDFYCHEIGLAIEIDGSSHDHSFLYDAKWQGELEAYGVTFLRFSNEEVKKNMLSVLLIIEETVKGLID; encoded by the coding sequence ATGAGAAATAAAATAATTCCATACCACCCTAAACTAAAACTACTCGCTAGACAATTACGAAAAAACAGTACTTTACCCGAAGTTTTACTTTGGCAGAAGATAAAGCAACGTGCTTACGGTGTTCAGTTTCATAGGCAAGTTCCTATGCTAAATTATATTACAGATTTTTATTGTCACGAAATAGGTTTAGCCATTGAAATAGATGGTTCTAGCCACGACCACAGTTTTTTATATGATGCCAAGTGGCAAGGTGAATTGGAGGCTTATGGTGTTACCTTTTTAAGGTTTTCAAATGAAGAGGTTAAAAAGAATATGTTAAGTGTTTTGTTGATTATTGAAGAAACTGTTAAAGGGTTGATTGATTAA
- a CDS encoding PLD nuclease N-terminal domain-containing protein — MIYLGMIGAWQLILILVVLFLGVLPTIIALVDILKSEFKGNNKIVWILVVLFANFFGAILYFLIGREQKITIEKT; from the coding sequence ATGATATATTTAGGAATGATTGGAGCTTGGCAACTAATTCTGATATTAGTAGTATTATTTCTTGGGGTTTTACCAACAATAATTGCTCTTGTAGATATTTTAAAAAGCGAATTCAAAGGGAATAATAAAATTGTTTGGATTTTAGTCGTTTTATTCGCTAATTTTTTTGGTGCGATTTTGTATTTTTTAATAGGTAGAGAACAAAAAATAACGATTGAAAAAACATAA
- a CDS encoding YgiQ family radical SAM protein, whose amino-acid sequence MQELKLSDWLPTTNKEVKIRGWEALDVILFSGDAYVDHPTFGPAVIGRMLESFGLRVAIVPQPSVTDNLQDFVKLGAPKLFFGVTGGCMDPMISNYNANKKRRDKDAYTPNGDIGFRPDYATTVYSKILKEKWPDTPVLIGGIEASLRRVTHYDYWSDKLMPSILETSKADMLVYGMGEQPLREVVRLLEKGVPFRSINTVLQTAVLLNEDESIPKNSNWEDVEVASHEVCLKDKKKYASNFKVIEQESNKLAARRIFQKIGDKTLMINPPYPTMTEAEIDASFDYPYTRLPHPKYNKRGPIPAFEMIKFSINIHRGCFGGCSFCTISAHQGKFIASRSKESILKEVDTVANMPDFKGYLSDIGGPSANMYQMKGKIQSICDKCISPSCISPVICSNLDTSHKPLTELYQAVDSHPKVKKSFIGSGIRHDMLVPEFNKNADPKELDAYTEEVMTKHVSGRLKVAPEHTSDPVLKLMRKPSFSYFHKFKERFDKINIAKGLKLQLIPYFISNHPACEVEDMANLAAETKDMGFQLEQVQGFTPTPMTVATVIYYSGYHPYTLKKVNTPITRKEKDEQHRFFFWYKDENKDWIKKTLNKLGRQDLLKVLLPEKEEKWRKNTPDGDAKNTFNDAVPFNKRKNKVRYKGKKKRTR is encoded by the coding sequence ATGCAAGAATTAAAACTTTCAGATTGGTTACCTACCACAAATAAAGAGGTGAAAATACGTGGATGGGAAGCGCTAGACGTTATTCTATTTAGTGGCGACGCTTATGTGGATCATCCCACGTTTGGGCCTGCCGTTATTGGGCGTATGCTTGAGAGTTTTGGTTTGCGTGTTGCCATAGTACCACAGCCTAGTGTTACCGATAATCTTCAGGATTTTGTTAAGCTTGGTGCTCCCAAATTATTTTTTGGTGTTACTGGTGGATGTATGGACCCTATGATTAGTAATTATAATGCTAATAAAAAGCGTCGTGATAAGGATGCATATACGCCTAATGGTGATATTGGATTTCGTCCGGATTACGCAACAACGGTTTATTCTAAAATTTTAAAAGAGAAATGGCCAGATACGCCTGTTTTAATTGGTGGTATCGAGGCATCACTGCGCCGTGTAACACATTACGATTATTGGAGCGATAAGCTTATGCCTTCTATTTTAGAAACCTCGAAGGCCGATATGCTAGTTTACGGTATGGGTGAGCAACCCTTGCGTGAAGTGGTGCGTTTGCTAGAAAAAGGGGTGCCTTTTAGAAGTATAAATACGGTGTTGCAAACGGCTGTACTTTTGAATGAAGATGAAAGTATTCCGAAAAACAGTAATTGGGAAGATGTTGAAGTCGCATCGCATGAGGTATGTTTAAAGGATAAGAAAAAATACGCATCTAACTTTAAAGTGATAGAGCAGGAGAGTAATAAATTGGCTGCGCGACGTATTTTTCAGAAAATTGGAGATAAAACTTTAATGATTAATCCGCCATATCCAACCATGACGGAAGCTGAAATTGATGCTTCTTTCGATTATCCATATACACGATTACCGCACCCAAAATATAATAAACGTGGGCCTATTCCGGCCTTCGAAATGATTAAGTTTTCCATTAACATTCACCGTGGGTGTTTTGGTGGTTGTAGCTTTTGTACCATATCTGCACATCAAGGGAAATTTATTGCATCACGTAGTAAAGAGTCTATTTTAAAAGAAGTGGATACTGTGGCAAATATGCCCGATTTTAAAGGGTATTTAAGTGATATTGGTGGGCCAAGTGCTAACATGTACCAAATGAAAGGGAAAATACAATCTATTTGCGATAAGTGTATTTCGCCGAGTTGTATTTCGCCTGTTATTTGTAGCAATTTGGATACATCGCACAAACCGCTAACGGAATTATATCAGGCGGTTGATAGTCATCCAAAAGTGAAGAAATCGTTTATTGGTTCGGGAATTCGCCATGATATGTTGGTGCCGGAATTTAATAAAAACGCCGATCCTAAAGAGTTAGACGCTTACACGGAAGAGGTGATGACGAAGCATGTTTCTGGCCGACTTAAAGTAGCACCAGAGCATACTAGTGATCCGGTTTTAAAATTGATGCGTAAACCATCGTTTTCGTATTTCCATAAATTTAAGGAACGTTTCGATAAGATAAATATCGCTAAAGGATTAAAATTACAATTAATACCATACTTTATATCCAATCATCCAGCTTGTGAAGTGGAAGATATGGCTAATCTTGCTGCCGAAACTAAAGATATGGGGTTTCAGTTAGAGCAAGTACAAGGTTTTACACCAACACCAATGACGGTGGCTACCGTAATTTATTACTCTGGTTATCATCCATACACACTTAAAAAAGTAAATACGCCTATTACTAGAAAGGAAAAGGATGAACAACATCGTTTTTTCTTTTGGTATAAGGATGAAAATAAAGACTGGATTAAAAAGACTTTAAACAAATTAGGGCGTCAAGATTTACTTAAAGTGTTACTTCCTGAAAAAGAAGAGAAATGGCGTAAAAACACACCGGATGGTGATGCCAAGAATACATTTAATGATGCTGTTCCTTTTAATAAAAGGAAGAACAAGGTGAGGTATAAAGGGAAGAAGAAGCGGACGCGTTAA